The segment TAACATACTGCGAAATATGTGGTTCCGAGATTGAAGGACAGGGTTATCATGTGAAAATAGAAGGTAGTCCCATGATAATTTGCAGAAGATGTTACGAGAAAAATAAGAAACATTTAGTCATGATTCCAAAGGAAACGAAGCAAGTTCAAACTAGGCCGAAGACGATAGTAAAACGTGATGAGGTAGAGCTAGACATAGACGAGAATTACCCTAAGATAATAAGAGAGGGAAGAGAAAGAATGCATTTGTCAACTAATGAGTTAGCGGAGAAAATGAAGGTCAAGGAAAACATAATAAAAAGAATTGAACTAGGAAAGCTAAAACCAACTATAAGTGAGGCAAGAGTCATTGAGAGGATATTGGGTGTAAAACTCGTTGTAGAAGTTTCTTCAGGCAAAAAAGAAACTTCAGAATCAGACTCTCAAACCTTAACTTTGGGAGACATTATAAAAATAAGAGAGGGGAGGAAGTGAAGGCTGTCCTATTCGCTCCTGATGAGTTGGTGGAAGAAGCTCTAACTCTTACCGAGACTGCCGGTTACTCAGTTACACTAACTTATCCTCTTCCATCAAAGCCCAATAGACTGTTCTACATTTCTCAAGAGAAGGTTAAGCTCTTAAAGGAGAAGGATATAGAGACAATAGTTATATTCGATCTACTTTCTCCAAGGCACTTTATTAATTTGAATAGATCGCTTGAAAATAAGAAAATACTAGATAAGCTTTTCCTCTTATTGGAAATATTTGCCCTACACGCTGGCTCAAAGGAAGCAAAACTTCAGATAGAGTTAGCCAGGCTAAAATATGAGCTTCCAATACTAAAGGATGTATACAGCAAGACCAAGAAGTCAGAACAACAAGGGCCTTTGGGCGCCGGCACTTACGGTGTGGAATCAATTCTCAGGCTTTATAATAGGAAAATCTCAAAAATTACTAGAGAGTTAGAAAGTCTAAAAAAATTTAGAGAGGATCAGATGAAGAGCAGAGAAAGGGATATACCATACGTCGCTATTACTGGTTATACTAACGCCGGTAAAACTTCGATCTTTAATGTGATGACAGGTTTAAATCAGGCTACGGATCAGTCTATGTTCACCACAACAGCCCCGAAGAGATACGCTATAAAACGAAACTCTAAGAAATTGATGCTTGTGGATACTGTAGGATTTATTAGAAGTATCCCACCTCAAATCATAGACACGTTTTTTGTTACATTATCAGAGATAAAATATGCGGATCTATTGTTACTGGTTGTAGACATTTCCCTAGACGATTCGATTCTTATTGAGATTACTAGATCGTCTTTTGAGATACTTAGAGAACTCGGAATAACAGGAAAACCTATTATTATTGTTGGCAATAAGGCCGACTTGCTAAACGGCAATGTTGCTAACAAACTAGAAACAGTAAGGCTACTAAGCGAGGGATTGTACGCTCCAATTATGGACTGCGTCCCAGTTTCAGCTAAAAATGGCCTCAATATAGAACTATTGAGGGATAAAATATTCTCCCTAGTCAACTAAAGAACGTATATGTCTTAAGATTAGGTCACAGGCCTTTAAGAGATAAGAGAGTAACAACCCACGTTGCGCTCGTAGCAAGGGCCTTCGGGGCTAGAGGAATCTATATCGAAGGAGACGACCTAAAAGTAGTAGATAAAATAAGATCTACCATAGGCAAGTGGGGCGGAAACTATTTCACTATAGATATTACATCTGAGCCTAAAAAAATTGTCAGTGAGTGGAAGAAAGACGGAGGTAAAGTAGTTCATCTAACCATGTATGGGATCAACGTACCTGAAATAATAGATAACATACGACAATTGGACAATATTCTAGTTATAGTTGGAGCGGAGAAGGTGGAGGGATGGTACTATCATATAGCTGACTTTAACGTAGCGATATCTAACCAACCACACTCAGAGGTGGCGTCCTTAGCTATTTTTCTTGACAGGCTATATAAGGGAGAACAACTAAATCTTATTTTTGGGGATAGTAAAATTTCCGTTATTCCCACAAATGGAGGAAAGAGGGTGATTCATAAATGACGTCAGATAACGTAGATCAGCTCATGAAAGACATTGCAAGAGAGCTGCTAGGAGATGAAGTCATCGACGTTCTATCCTTCCTCTTAGAAAATAGAGCTGAGCTAACTGATGAAGATATGGCTAACAAACTTAACGTAAAAGTTAATGAGATAAGGAAAAAACTTTACGCTCTTTCGGAACACGGGTTAGTCAGCTATAGAAGGACTAGAGATAAGGAGACCGGATGGTACGTGTACTATTGGAAAGCTAATATAGACCAGATTAATGAGTTACTTCTCTCTAGAAAGAGAGAGATCCTAAATAAGTTAAGGGCCAGACTAGAGTATGAGACAAACAATGAGTT is part of the Metallosphaera cuprina Ar-4 genome and harbors:
- a CDS encoding multiprotein bridging factor aMBF1, yielding MVPMKNDAVTYCEICGSEIEGQGYHVKIEGSPMIICRRCYEKNKKHLVMIPKETKQVQTRPKTIVKRDEVELDIDENYPKIIREGRERMHLSTNELAEKMKVKENIIKRIELGKLKPTISEARVIERILGVKLVVEVSSGKKETSESDSQTLTLGDIIKIREGRK
- the hflX gene encoding GTPase HflX, whose product is MKAVLFAPDELVEEALTLTETAGYSVTLTYPLPSKPNRLFYISQEKVKLLKEKDIETIVIFDLLSPRHFINLNRSLENKKILDKLFLLLEIFALHAGSKEAKLQIELARLKYELPILKDVYSKTKKSEQQGPLGAGTYGVESILRLYNRKISKITRELESLKKFREDQMKSRERDIPYVAITGYTNAGKTSIFNVMTGLNQATDQSMFTTTAPKRYAIKRNSKKLMLVDTVGFIRSIPPQIIDTFFVTLSEIKYADLLLLVVDISLDDSILIEITRSSFEILRELGITGKPIIIVGNKADLLNGNVANKLETVRLLSEGLYAPIMDCVPVSAKNGLNIELLRDKIFSLVN
- a CDS encoding tRNA methyltransferase gives rise to the protein MYIEGDDLKVVDKIRSTIGKWGGNYFTIDITSEPKKIVSEWKKDGGKVVHLTMYGINVPEIIDNIRQLDNILVIVGAEKVEGWYYHIADFNVAISNQPHSEVASLAIFLDRLYKGEQLNLIFGDSKISVIPTNGGKRVIHK
- the tfe gene encoding transcription factor E, encoding MKDIARELLGDEVIDVLSFLLENRAELTDEDMANKLNVKVNEIRKKLYALSEHGLVSYRRTRDKETGWYVYYWKANIDQINELLLSRKREILNKLRARLEYETNNEFYICPDDKTKYTFEEAFENEFKCPKCGVQLIYYDSAKMREFLERKIREIEEEISRETKIGSS